One Peromyscus leucopus breed LL Stock chromosome 6, UCI_PerLeu_2.1, whole genome shotgun sequence genomic region harbors:
- the LOC114707432 gene encoding ribose-phosphate pyrophosphokinase 1-like: MPNIKIFSGSSHQDLSQKVADRLGLELGKVVTKKFSNQETCVEIGESVRGEDVYIVQSGCGEINDNLMELLIMINACKIASASRVTAVIPCFPYARQDKKDKSRAPISAKLVANMLSVAGADHIITMDLHASQIQGFFDIPVDNLYAEPAVLKWIKENISEWRNCTIVSPDAGGAKRVTSIADRLNVDFALIHKERKKANEVDRMVLVGDVKGRVAILVDDMADTCGTICHAADKLLSAGATRVYAILTHGIFSGPAISRINNACFEAVVVTNTIPQEDKMKHCSKIQVIDISMILAEAIRRTHNGESVSYLFSHVPL; the protein is encoded by the coding sequence ATGCCGAACATCAAAATCTTCAGCGGGAGCTCccaccaggacttatcccagaaAGTTGCCGACCGCCTGGGCCTGGAGCTAGGCAAGGTGGTGACTAAGAAGTTCAGCAACCAGGAGACCTGCGTGGAAATTGGAGAGAGTGTACGTGGAGAAGATGTCTACATTGTTCAGAGTGGGTGTGGTGAGATAAATGACAATCTAATGGAGCTTTTGATCATGATTAATGCTTGCAAGATTGCTTCAGCCAGCCGGGTGACTGCAGTCATCCCATGCTTCCCTTATGCCCGCCAGGATAAGAAGGATAAGAGCCGGGCTCCCATCTCAGCTAAACTTGTTGCAAATATGCTCTCTGTGGCAGGAGCAGATCATATTATCACCATGGATCTACATGCATCTCAAATCCAGGGCTTCTTTGATATCCCAGTGGACAATTTATATGCAGAGCCCGCTGTCTTAAAGTGGATAAAGGAGAATATATCTGAATGGAGAAATTGTACCATTGTCTCACCTGACGCTGGTGGAGCCAAGAGAGTCACCTCCATTGCAGACCGATTGAATGTGGATTTTGCCTTGATTCACAAGGAACGGAAGAAGGCCAATGAAGTGGACCGCATGGTGCTAGTCGGAGATGTGAAGGGCCGGGTGGCCATCCTGGTGGATGACATGGCTGATACTTGTGGTACCATCTGCCATGCTGCTGACAAGCTTCTCTCCGCTGGAGCTACCAGAGTTTATGCCATCTTGACGCATGGAATCTTTTCTGGCCCAGCCATTTCCCGTATCAACAACGCATGTTTTGAAGCAGTAGTAGTCACCAACACCATACCCCAGGAGGATAAGATGAAACACTGCTCCAAAATACAGGTGATTGATATCTCCATGATCCTTGCAGAAGCTATCAGGAGAACCCACAATGGAGAGTCTGTCTCCTACCTGTTCAGCCATGTTCCTTTGTAA